Proteins co-encoded in one Malus sylvestris chromosome 7, drMalSylv7.2, whole genome shotgun sequence genomic window:
- the LOC126630025 gene encoding RPM1 interacting protein 13-like — MSEIGIDVKEINLSSTTLSREKKGETAEKTPQKAPSSSSAEDEDGSPIRHIVCVKNKVDVKHFEDVEDCFILDFDPFEPVQFSKLSVSDNGGGGGSPDVTVVAEKGQVACRDYPHSRHLCLKFPFETTPHESYCELCYCYVCDSSAPCGLWKLSHCHAAAHISDWKCKRMMKQQATVKK, encoded by the exons ATGAGCGAAATCGGAATCGATGTCAAAGAGATTAATCTGTCGTCGACGACGCTGTCACGCGAGAAGAAGGGAGAGACAGCCGAGAAAACTCCCCAGAAAGCTCCGTCGTCTTCTTCTGCGGAGGACGAGGACGGGAGTCCAATCAGGCACATTGTCTGTGTCAAAAACAAGGTCGATGTCAAACACTTTGAGGACGTCGAGGACTGCTTCATCTTGGATTTCGACCCCTTTGAGCCGGTGCAGTTTTCCAAGTTGTCCGTGtcggataatggtggtggtggcggttcTCCCGATGTCACTGTTGTTGCTGAGAAAGGACAG GTTGCTTGTAGAGACTATCCACATTCAAGACACCTCTGCCTGAAATTTCCTTTCGAGACGACACCCCATGAGAGCTACTGTGAGCTG TGCTACTGCTATGTTTGCGATTCTTCCGCTCCATGCGGGTTGTGGAAACTATCACATTGCCACGCCGCTGCGCACATCAGTGACTGGAAGTGCAAAAGGATGATGAAACAGCAAGCCACGGTGAAGAAATGA
- the LOC126630014 gene encoding caffeic acid 3-O-methyltransferase has protein sequence MGSTVETQMTPTQVSDEEANLFAMQLATASVLPMVLKAALELDLLEIMARAGPGAFVSPADLASQLPTKNPDAPVMLDRMLRLLASYSILTYSLRTLRDGNVEQLYGLGPVCKFLTKNEDGVSIAPLCLMNQDKVLMESWYHLKDAVLEGGIPFNKAYGMTAFEYHGTDPRFNKVFNRGMAAHSTITMKKLLETYKGFEGLTSVVDVGGGIGAITNMIVSKYPSIKGINFDLPHVIEDAPQYPGVEHVGGDMFVSVPKGDAIFMKFICHDWSDDHCLKFLKNCYTALPDNGKVILAECILPVAPDSSLATKGVVHIDVIMLAHNPGGKERTEKEFEALAKGSGFKGFRVICSAFNTYVIEFLKKI, from the exons ATGGGTTCGACCGTAGAGACTCAGATGACTCCAACCCAAGTTTCCGACGAAGAAGCAAACCTCTTCGCCATGCAGCTAGCCACCGCCTCTGTTCTCCCCATGGTGCTCAAGGCAGCCCTTGAGCTCGACCTCCTCGAGATCATGGCGAGAGCAGGGCCTGGCGCTTTCGTTTCTCCGGCGGACTTAGCTTCGCAGCTGCCGACCAAGAACCCTGACGCCCCCGTCATGCTGGACCGCATGCTGCGCCTCCTGGCCAGCTACTCCATCCTCACTTACTCCCTCCGCACGCTTCGCGACGGCAATGTCGAGCAGCTGTACGGCCTCGGCCCCGTCTGCAAGTTCTTGACAAAGAACGAGGATGGTGTTTCCATTGCTCCTCTCTGCCTCATGAATCAGGACAAGGTCCTCATGGAGAGCTG GTACCACTTGAAAGATGCAGTTCTTGAAGGAGGAATTCCATTCAACAAGGCCTATGGAATGACTGCTTTTGAGTACCATGGCACTGACCCTAGATTCAATAAGGTCTTCAACAGAGGAATGGCTGCCCACTCTACCATTACCATGAAAAAACTTCTAGAGACCTACAAGGGCTTTGAGGGCCTCACATCTGTAGTAGATGTTGGCGGTGGCATTGGCGCTATTACTAACATGATCGTTTCTAAGTACCCCTCGATTAAGGGTATTAACTTCGACCTGCCTCATGTCATAGAAGATGCTCCCCAATATCCTG GTGTGGAGCATGTTGGAGGAGACATGTTTGTAAGTGTTCCAAAGGGAGATGCAATTTTCATGAAG TTTATATGTCACGACTGGAGTGACGATCATTGCTTGAAATTTTTGAAGAACTGTTATACCGCGCTCCCTGACAATGGGAAGGTGATTCTTGCTGAGTGCATTCTTCCAGTAGCTCCAGACAGCAGCCTTGCCACCAAGGGAGTTGTCCATATCGACGTGATCATGTTAGCTCACAACCCCGGAGGAAAAGAGCGGACGGAGAAGGAGTTTGAGGCCTTGGCTAAGGGATCTGGCTTCAAAGGTTTCCGCGTCATCTGCTCTGCTTTCAACACCTATGTCATTGAGTTTCTTAAGAAGATTTGA
- the LOC126630015 gene encoding caffeic acid 3-O-methyltransferase-like, with amino-acid sequence MCSTGENQITPTQVSDEETNLFAMQLASASVPPMVLKAALELDLLEIMAKAGPGAFVSPADLASQLPTKNPDAPVILDRMLRLLASYSIFTYSLRTLPDGKVERLYGLGPVCKLLTKNEDGVSIAPHLLLTQDKVLVESWYHLKDAVLEGGIAFNKAYGMTTFEYHGTDPRFNKVFNRAMADQSSIAMKKLLETYKGFEGLTSVVDVGGGLGSVIHMIVSKYPSIKGINFDLPHVIKDAPQYPGVEHVGGDMFVSVPKGDAIVMKHICHDWSDEHCLKVLKNCHAALPDNGKVILVEIIIPVSPDSSLATKLANHIDALMLANNPGGKERTEEEFEALAKESGFQGFRVMCSAFHSNVIEFLKKNLM; translated from the exons ATGTGTTCGACCGGAGAGAATCAGATAACTCCAACCCAAGTCTCCGACGAAGAAACCAACCTCTTCGCCATGCAGCTAGCCAGCGCCTCAGTTCCCCCCATGGTGCTCAAGGCAGCCCTCGAGCTCGACCTCCTCGAGATCATGGCGAAGGCCGGGCCTGGCGCTTTCGTTTCTCCGGCGGACTTAGCTTCGCAGCTGCCGACCAAGAACCCTGACGCCCCCGTCATCCTGGACCGCATGCTGCGCCTCCTGGCCAGCTACTCCATCTTCACTTACTCCCTCCGCACGCTTCCCGATGGCAAAGTAGAGCGGCTGTACGGCCTCGGCCCCGTCTGCAAGTTATTGACAAAGAACGAGGATGGTGTGTCCATTGCTCCTCACTTACTCCTAACTCAGGACAAGGTCCTTGTTGAGAGCTG GTACCACTTGAAAGATGCTGTTCTTGAAGGAGGAATTGCATTCAACAAGGCCTATGGAATGACTACTTTTGAGTACCATGGCACTGACCCTAGATTCAACAAGGTTTTTAACAGGGCAATGGCTGACCAATCTAGCATTGCCATGAAGAAACTTCTTGAGACCTACAAGGGCTTTGAGGGCCTCACATCCGTCGTTGATGTTGGTGGTGGCCTCGGCAGTGTTATTCACATGATTGTCTCTAAGTACCCCTCAATTAAGGGCATTAACTTCGACTTGCCTCATGTCATCAAAGATGCTCCCCAATATCCTG GTGTGGAGCATGTTGGAGGAGACATGTTTGTAAGTGTTCCAAAGGGAGATGCAATTGTCATGAAA CATATATGTCACGATTGGAGTGACGAGCATTGCTTGAAAGTTTTGAAGAACTGCCACGCTGCGCTCCCCGACAATGGGAAGGTGATTCTTGTTGAGATCATTATTCCGGTATCTCCAGACAGCAGCCTTGCCACCAAGTTAGCTAACCATATCGACGCGCTCATGTTAGCTAACAACCCCGGCGGAAAAGAGAGGACGGAGGAGGAGTTTGAGGCCTTGGCTAAGGAATCTGGATTCCAAGGCTTCCGCGTCATGTGCTCCGCTTTCCACAGCAATGTCATTGAATTTCTTAAGAAGAATTTGATGTAA